From Xylocopilactobacillus apis, a single genomic window includes:
- a CDS encoding transglycosylase domain-containing protein, producing MPEHYHRPFKSKKENIIKKIIIWLFLAFIVICAIGASLFAFYAVGSPKLTRSKLESVKSSVVYDSLGKQIYTAGVEDRTYVPISKVSKTYINALVSVEDRHFYQNTLGIDPMRIVVAGFKNVTGSGSSGASTLTQQLIKLSFFSTNAKDRTIRRKAQEAWLAMQLEQNYTKEQILEFYVNKVYFGNSIYGVETASKYYFGKSNTNLSIDQAAALAGLSNLPTLQEPYLHPQSFIDRRNVVLKAMLNNKKISSEQYQNALKSDTLKTVVSKSINDKNRGIDMAIDPYVKETISEVKKLGYDPFADGLKIYTNMRNDIQNKIYDLVNNDESIDFPDNNLQVGLTIIDPNNGQVVAQIGGRKEQKIQFGLNRAVQTTRSVGSTIKPILDYAPAIEYLKYSTYQQMIDEPYNYPGTNTSIHNWDEQYMGSISLRVALASSRNVPAVKTLKAVGIKQASDFVKNLGLNIPSKDQVYSEAIGGSFSSLQMAGAYAALANNGVYHQPTYVSKIVFPDGTVRNYGGKENKAMFPATAYMITDVLKDSFKYGNGEYGATPNIYDAAKTGSTNYDSSEINKNPALGGTGIAKDNWFNGYSKDYSISIWTGYDNPLKKGLNYNEQAIAGIIYKKIMNYLYQNKNSEDWKKPNNVEKVRVLKGIYPPVAVAFGGVPELFLSGTEPKTGSDVINEEENQTNNGSENASSSSSSENNSSQSSSTSSSKTTNSDSSSQINNSSESSNENSDNSTSNTQSQSSSSSSVENH from the coding sequence ATGCCTGAACATTATCACCGACCATTTAAATCAAAAAAAGAAAATATCATCAAAAAAATTATTATCTGGCTCTTTTTAGCATTTATTGTGATATGTGCAATTGGAGCTTCACTATTTGCTTTTTACGCAGTTGGGTCTCCTAAACTAACTAGATCTAAACTCGAAAGTGTTAAATCTAGTGTAGTTTATGATAGTTTAGGAAAACAGATTTATACCGCAGGAGTCGAAGATCGCACTTATGTTCCAATCTCAAAAGTTTCTAAAACATACATTAATGCGTTAGTAAGTGTTGAAGACCGCCATTTTTATCAAAATACTTTAGGAATTGATCCAATGAGAATTGTTGTAGCAGGTTTTAAAAATGTTACTGGCAGCGGGAGTTCAGGTGCTTCAACGTTAACTCAGCAACTTATAAAACTTTCATTCTTTTCTACAAATGCTAAAGATCGTACAATTAGAAGAAAAGCCCAAGAAGCTTGGTTAGCTATGCAATTAGAACAAAATTATACTAAAGAGCAAATTTTAGAATTTTATGTTAATAAAGTTTATTTTGGAAACAGTATATATGGAGTAGAAACTGCATCGAAATATTATTTTGGAAAATCAAACACCAATTTATCAATTGATCAAGCCGCTGCTTTAGCTGGATTATCTAATTTACCAACCCTTCAAGAACCTTATCTTCATCCCCAATCATTCATAGACAGAAGAAATGTTGTTTTAAAAGCAATGCTTAATAACAAGAAAATTTCATCTGAACAATATCAAAATGCTCTTAAATCTGACACTCTCAAAACAGTTGTATCAAAATCAATAAACGATAAAAATAGAGGAATTGATATGGCTATCGATCCTTACGTTAAAGAAACAATTTCTGAGGTTAAAAAATTAGGTTACGATCCATTTGCTGATGGGCTCAAAATTTACACTAACATGCGCAACGATATCCAAAATAAAATTTACGACTTAGTTAATAATGATGAATCCATTGACTTTCCTGATAATAATCTGCAAGTTGGTTTAACAATCATAGACCCAAACAACGGGCAAGTAGTTGCTCAAATTGGGGGAAGAAAAGAACAAAAAATTCAATTCGGTTTGAATCGAGCAGTTCAAACTACTAGAAGTGTTGGTTCAACAATTAAACCAATTCTCGATTATGCACCAGCTATTGAGTACTTAAAATACTCTACTTACCAACAAATGATCGATGAACCATATAACTATCCTGGTACTAATACATCTATACATAACTGGGATGAGCAGTATATGGGATCAATTTCTCTTAGAGTTGCTCTTGCATCTTCTAGAAATGTTCCCGCTGTAAAAACTCTCAAAGCTGTTGGGATTAAGCAAGCTAGTGATTTTGTGAAAAATCTTGGCTTAAACATTCCTTCAAAAGATCAAGTCTATTCTGAAGCAATTGGTGGATCATTTTCTTCACTTCAAATGGCTGGGGCATATGCAGCATTAGCCAACAATGGGGTTTACCATCAACCAACTTACGTTTCCAAAATTGTTTTCCCTGATGGAACTGTAAGAAATTATGGTGGAAAAGAAAACAAGGCAATGTTTCCGGCAACAGCTTATATGATTACGGATGTCCTAAAAGATTCTTTTAAGTACGGTAATGGTGAATACGGAGCTACTCCCAACATTTATGATGCTGCCAAAACTGGATCTACAAATTATGATTCATCAGAAATAAATAAAAATCCTGCCCTTGGTGGAACTGGAATTGCAAAAGACAACTGGTTTAATGGGTATTCAAAGGATTATAGCATCTCTATTTGGACTGGATATGATAATCCACTTAAAAAAGGACTCAACTATAACGAACAAGCAATTGCAGGCATTATCTACAAAAAAATAATGAATTATCTGTATCAGAATAAAAACTCTGAAGATTGGAAAAAGCCAAATAACGTTGAAAAAGTAAGAGTTCTTAAAGGTATTTATCCACCCGTTGCGGTTGCCTTCGGAGGAGTTCCAGAACTGTTTCTAAGCGGAACTGAACCTAAAACTGGTTCAGATGTGATTAACGAGGAAGAAAATCAAACCAATAACGGTTCAGAAAACGCCTCTAGTTCTTCCTCAAGTGAAAATAACAGTTCTCAATCTTCTAGCACATCCAGTTCAAAAACAACTAATTCAGACTCATCAAGTCAAATTAATAATTCCAGCGAAAGTTCAAATGAGAATTCAGATAATTCGACTTCAAACACTCAAAGCCAATCAAGTAGTAGTTCTAGTGTTGAGAATCATTAA
- the recU gene encoding Holliday junction resolvase RecU produces the protein MIKYPTGQGNKNKIENQEATNFGRRGMSLEKMINLSNKHYLKYGVAVVHKKPTPVQIVKVDYPNRSHARITEAYFRQPSTTDYNGVYKGYYLDFEAKETTRATYLPLDNFHEHQIRHMEDCIKQKGICFVIVSFVKLNRFFMLPAELVIKYWNMKTKNGRKSIPLEIFIEKGFEFKPTNLPLVPYIDFVNKFINQEIS, from the coding sequence ATGATTAAGTATCCGACCGGTCAAGGTAATAAAAATAAAATAGAAAATCAAGAAGCAACTAATTTTGGGCGTCGTGGGATGTCCCTTGAAAAAATGATTAATTTAAGTAATAAACACTATTTAAAGTATGGAGTTGCTGTTGTTCATAAAAAACCTACCCCCGTTCAAATTGTTAAGGTAGACTATCCAAATCGTAGTCACGCAAGGATAACTGAGGCCTATTTTCGTCAACCTTCTACGACTGATTACAATGGAGTATATAAAGGATATTACCTTGACTTTGAGGCAAAAGAAACAACGAGGGCGACATATTTGCCGCTTGACAATTTTCACGAACACCAGATTAGACATATGGAAGATTGTATTAAACAAAAGGGAATCTGTTTTGTAATAGTGTCTTTTGTAAAATTAAACCGTTTTTTTATGTTACCTGCTGAATTAGTTATTAAATACTGGAATATGAAAACAAAAAATGGTCGTAAATCAATTCCACTTGAAATTTTTATTGAAAAAGGATTCGAATTTAAACCAACTAATTTACCATTAGTTCCGTATATAGATTTTGTCAATAAATTTATTAACCAGGAGATAAGTTAA
- the tsf gene encoding translation elongation factor Ts: protein MANITAAQVKELRDKTGAGMMDAKKALVATEGDIEAAIKELREKGVVKAAKKSGRIAAEGLASVLVEENTGAVVEINAETDFVASNDKFKTLVSDVVKVIADKKPKSLEEALSLPLNGSTVNDEITNATAVIGEKITLRRFVVIEKSDSEVFGTYLHNGGQIAVLVTLEGSDESVAKDVAMHVAAIHPLYVSRDQIPKEIVDNETDIATTETRNEGKPENIIEKIVQGRVNKKLAEITLDDQEFVKDSSMKVSEYVSSKNSKIKNFVRYEVGEGIEKKNDDFVKEVMDQIQ, encoded by the coding sequence ATGGCAAATATTACAGCTGCACAAGTCAAAGAATTACGTGATAAGACTGGTGCCGGTATGATGGATGCGAAAAAGGCTTTAGTTGCTACAGAAGGTGATATTGAAGCTGCAATTAAAGAATTAAGAGAAAAAGGTGTTGTTAAAGCTGCTAAGAAAAGCGGCCGAATTGCTGCGGAAGGTTTAGCAAGTGTTTTGGTTGAAGAAAACACTGGTGCCGTCGTAGAAATCAATGCTGAAACTGATTTTGTTGCTTCTAATGACAAATTTAAAACGTTGGTTTCTGATGTTGTTAAAGTTATTGCTGATAAAAAGCCAAAAAGCCTTGAAGAAGCATTATCTTTACCATTAAATGGAAGTACAGTTAATGATGAGATTACAAATGCTACTGCAGTTATCGGTGAAAAAATCACTCTTCGTCGTTTTGTTGTAATTGAAAAAAGCGATAGTGAAGTATTTGGCACTTATCTCCATAATGGGGGTCAAATTGCAGTTTTGGTCACTTTGGAAGGCAGCGACGAATCTGTAGCAAAGGATGTTGCAATGCACGTTGCAGCAATTCATCCATTATATGTTTCAAGGGATCAAATTCCAAAGGAAATAGTTGACAATGAAACTGATATTGCAACCACTGAAACCCGAAATGAAGGTAAACCTGAGAACATTATTGAAAAAATTGTTCAAGGACGAGTTAATAAAAAATTAGCAGAGATTACTTTGGATGATCAAGAATTTGTAAAAGATTCTTCAATGAAAGTTTCTGAATACGTAAGCTCGAAGAATAGTAAAATTAAGAACTTTGTTCGTTATGAAGTGGGCGAAGGAATTGAGAAAAAGAATGATGACTTTGTAAAAGAAGTTATGGATCAAATCCAATAA
- the pyrH gene encoding UMP kinase produces MSKVKYQRVLIKISGEALGGETGKGINPIVISSVAKNIADVHKTGVEIAIVVGGGNLWRGEAGEQLGMERPQADYIGMLGTIMNALALQDALEKVNVATRVQTSIEMRQVAEQYVRRKAIRHLEKGRVVIFAGGTGNPYFSTDTTAALRALEINADVILMGKNGVDGVYSDDPRINPEAIKYEQLTHMDIIQKGLNVMDKTASSLALENNIPLIVFDLNDPENINRLVKGENIGTIIEGDR; encoded by the coding sequence TTGAGTAAAGTCAAATATCAACGAGTTTTAATAAAAATAAGCGGCGAAGCGCTTGGCGGAGAAACTGGTAAAGGAATCAATCCAATAGTTATTTCTAGTGTTGCCAAAAATATTGCAGATGTTCATAAAACTGGAGTTGAGATTGCTATTGTTGTCGGTGGAGGCAATCTTTGGCGTGGCGAAGCCGGGGAACAACTGGGAATGGAAAGACCCCAGGCTGATTACATTGGAATGTTAGGGACCATCATGAATGCTTTGGCACTACAGGATGCATTGGAAAAAGTTAATGTTGCCACACGTGTCCAAACTTCAATTGAAATGAGACAAGTTGCTGAACAGTATGTTAGAAGAAAGGCAATTAGACATTTAGAAAAAGGGCGAGTGGTTATATTTGCTGGAGGGACCGGTAATCCTTATTTCTCTACTGATACTACTGCTGCTTTAAGAGCATTAGAAATTAATGCTGACGTAATTTTAATGGGAAAAAATGGAGTTGACGGAGTTTATTCAGACGATCCTAGAATAAATCCAGAAGCAATTAAGTATGAACAATTAACTCATATGGATATTATTCAAAAAGGACTCAATGTTATGGATAAGACAGCTAGCTCATTAGCACTGGAAAATAACATTCCATTAATTGTTTTTGATCTTAATGATCCAGAAAATATTAATCGACTGGTTAAAGGAGAAAATATTGGAACAATTATTGAAGGAGATAGATAA
- the frr gene encoding ribosome recycling factor translates to MADEVISKLKKQMQKSSDNLKVELGKIRAGRANASLVNDIMVDYYGAPTPLQQIASVSIPEARLIQITPFDKTALKSIETAINMSDLGINPTIDGNVIRLVVPQLTGESRKDIVKEVKKTAEEAKIAIRNARRDAMDTLKKSEKDGEISEDIMHKKEKDVQKIHDEFIKIIDDISSNKEKEISKI, encoded by the coding sequence ATGGCAGATGAAGTAATTAGTAAATTAAAAAAACAGATGCAAAAATCATCCGATAATCTTAAGGTTGAATTAGGCAAGATCAGAGCAGGAAGAGCAAATGCTAGTCTGGTTAATGATATTATGGTTGATTACTACGGGGCACCAACTCCACTTCAACAAATAGCGTCTGTATCAATTCCTGAAGCACGTTTGATTCAGATTACACCTTTTGACAAGACCGCATTAAAATCAATTGAAACGGCTATTAATATGTCTGATCTTGGAATTAATCCGACGATTGATGGAAATGTGATTAGACTTGTGGTTCCACAATTAACAGGTGAATCACGTAAAGATATTGTTAAAGAAGTTAAAAAAACTGCTGAAGAAGCGAAAATTGCAATTAGAAATGCTCGCCGTGATGCAATGGATACTCTCAAGAAAAGTGAAAAAGACGGTGAAATTAGTGAAGATATCATGCATAAAAAAGAAAAAGATGTTCAAAAAATACATGATGAATTCATTAAAATTATCGATGATATTTCATCAAATAAAGAAAAAGAAATTTCTAAGATTTAA
- a CDS encoding isoprenyl transferase — MTKEITPQVPKHVAIIMDGNGRWAQRRHLPRIAGHREGMENVRRIAIAANKLGIKVLTLYSFSTENWNRPRDEVSFLMKLPVVFFNKFVPELIDQNVVVKITGFIDQIPTDTLKAVREAEEKTKNNTGLILNFAFNYGGKAEIVNAAREIALDVKNGFITPEEIDESVFSKHLLTKLGNLDDVDLLIRTSGEQRISNFLLWQLAYAELYFTDTFWPDFSEEELLKAIENFENRNRRYGAL; from the coding sequence ATGACGAAAGAAATTACTCCCCAAGTACCAAAACATGTAGCAATTATTATGGATGGAAATGGTAGATGGGCTCAAAGAAGACATTTACCCCGAATTGCTGGTCATCGCGAGGGAATGGAAAACGTTAGACGAATCGCAATTGCTGCAAACAAATTGGGAATTAAGGTTCTTACGCTTTATTCGTTTTCTACTGAAAATTGGAACCGACCTCGTGATGAGGTTAGTTTTTTAATGAAGCTTCCGGTTGTTTTTTTTAATAAGTTTGTTCCTGAACTAATTGATCAAAATGTTGTTGTTAAAATCACTGGTTTCATTGATCAAATTCCTACTGATACTTTAAAAGCGGTACGTGAAGCAGAAGAAAAAACAAAAAATAATACCGGACTCATTTTAAATTTTGCTTTTAATTATGGCGGGAAGGCTGAAATTGTAAATGCAGCAAGAGAAATTGCTTTGGATGTTAAAAATGGTTTTATTACTCCGGAGGAAATCGATGAATCAGTTTTTTCTAAGCATTTATTGACTAAATTAGGGAATCTTGATGATGTTGATCTTTTAATTCGGACTTCAGGGGAACAAAGAATTTCTAATTTTTTGCTTTGGCAGCTTGCTTATGCGGAATTGTATTTTACTGATACTTTTTGGCCTGATTTTTCAGAGGAAGAATTATTAAAAGCTATTGAGAATTTTGAAAATAGAAATCGTCGTTATGGCGCTTTGTAA
- a CDS encoding phosphatidate cytidylyltransferase: MRTRIITAIIALAIFIPILLLGGIWIEIASAVLAFIGVSEIFIMKKMMVLHPIAILSMLMGAALTLPNSFFKGLWLNKDAMFYAFILILLVSIVFFYRTFNIEDAGIIAITTFYVGHGFFYLTLARDKGLSYLFYALLLVWSTDIFAYFFGRKFGKHKLDPVISPHKTWEGSIGGTLAAVVVVIIYNIFVPLHRNLLILIIATIVLSIFGQIGDLAESAIKRHYNVKDSGKILPGHGGILDRFDSFLFVFPCLHLLGFF, translated from the coding sequence TTGAGAACAAGAATAATTACTGCAATAATTGCCCTTGCTATTTTTATTCCCATTCTTCTTTTGGGCGGAATTTGGATTGAAATAGCCAGTGCAGTTTTGGCTTTTATTGGAGTGTCAGAGATCTTCATAATGAAGAAAATGATGGTTTTACATCCAATCGCAATTTTATCTATGTTGATGGGAGCAGCCCTTACTTTACCTAATTCATTTTTTAAGGGTTTGTGGCTCAATAAAGATGCGATGTTTTATGCTTTTATTTTAATTTTGTTAGTTTCAATCGTTTTCTTCTATCGAACTTTTAACATTGAGGACGCTGGAATAATTGCAATTACAACTTTTTACGTAGGTCATGGTTTTTTCTATTTAACTTTGGCTCGTGATAAAGGACTTTCTTATCTGTTTTATGCACTACTTCTAGTGTGGTCAACGGATATTTTTGCTTATTTTTTTGGCCGAAAATTTGGAAAGCATAAATTAGATCCAGTAATTAGTCCCCATAAAACCTGGGAAGGGTCAATTGGCGGAACTTTAGCTGCTGTAGTAGTTGTAATAATTTATAATATTTTTGTGCCTCTTCATAGAAATTTATTAATTTTAATTATAGCAACAATTGTTCTATCAATTTTTGGACAAATTGGAGACTTAGCGGAGTCTGCGATTAAAAGACATTATAATGTAAAAGATTCTGGCAAGATTTTACCAGGTCATGGAGGAATTTTAGATCGATTTGATAGTTTTCTCTTTGTTTTTCCGTGTCTTCATTTGTTAGGGTTCTTTTAA
- the rseP gene encoding RIP metalloprotease RseP, translated as MKGIIVFLILFTILVVFHEFGHYFFAKKMGILVREFAIGMGPKIFQHHAQNGTTFTIRILPLGGYVRLAGVEESELEAGQTVYVTLNDQGSIIQIDTRSDQNIDGLPLTVRKSDLSSDLFIEGDVFDNEADDLVTKTFNVDHDAYIVENDGTEVRIAPKDVQYNSAVWWKKLITNFAGPFNNIILAIVAFSISAFMMGGVQDLNTNKITIYDRNMPAAKAGIKSGDSIVSVDDVQTHDYKEIKKELDKDQKGRPVKVKVKRSSHYKTFIIKPKYSKTDGTGRYYIGISVWYRKSFQSQILYGFTETYANSVAILQTLGSFFTGGFSLDKIAGPVGIYSISSQAANSGVGVLVALCASLSISLAIANLLPIPGLDGGKILLNLIEAIRRKPIKQEHEVVVTLIGAAFLLMLIIVVTVHDIMKLF; from the coding sequence ATGAAGGGAATTATTGTTTTTTTAATTCTTTTTACAATTCTTGTTGTTTTCCATGAGTTTGGACACTACTTTTTTGCTAAAAAGATGGGAATTTTAGTAAGAGAGTTTGCAATTGGAATGGGTCCAAAGATATTCCAGCACCATGCTCAAAATGGTACCACTTTTACAATTAGGATTTTACCTTTAGGTGGTTATGTCAGACTTGCTGGCGTTGAAGAATCTGAGTTAGAAGCCGGACAAACAGTTTACGTTACATTAAATGATCAAGGTTCAATAATCCAAATTGATACGAGATCAGATCAAAATATAGATGGTCTGCCCCTTACTGTTCGAAAAAGTGACCTAAGCAGTGATTTATTTATTGAAGGCGATGTATTTGATAATGAAGCTGACGACCTTGTAACTAAGACTTTTAACGTGGATCATGATGCATATATTGTTGAAAATGATGGAACTGAAGTTAGAATTGCACCAAAAGATGTTCAATATAATTCTGCCGTCTGGTGGAAAAAGCTGATAACGAATTTTGCAGGTCCTTTTAATAATATAATTTTAGCTATTGTAGCTTTCTCAATTTCGGCTTTTATGATGGGTGGGGTTCAAGACCTTAACACAAACAAGATTACCATTTATGATCGGAATATGCCTGCTGCAAAGGCAGGAATAAAAAGTGGTGATTCAATTGTTTCAGTCGATGATGTACAAACTCATGACTATAAAGAAATAAAAAAAGAATTAGACAAAGACCAAAAAGGGAGACCGGTTAAAGTAAAAGTTAAAAGATCTAGTCATTACAAGACTTTTATTATTAAACCAAAATATAGTAAAACAGATGGTACTGGAAGATATTATATTGGAATATCAGTTTGGTACCGTAAGAGTTTTCAATCGCAGATTTTATACGGTTTTACTGAAACTTATGCTAATTCAGTTGCAATACTACAGACTTTAGGTTCTTTTTTTACTGGTGGTTTTTCACTTGATAAAATAGCGGGACCGGTCGGAATTTATAGTATTTCATCCCAAGCTGCTAATAGCGGCGTAGGTGTTCTAGTGGCTTTATGCGCATCTCTATCAATTAGTTTGGCAATTGCTAATCTTTTACCAATACCGGGACTTGATGGTGGTAAAATTTTATTAAATTTAATTGAAGCTATTAGAAGAAAGCCAATTAAGCAAGAACATGAAGTTGTAGTTACATTAATTGGGGCGGCTTTCTTGCTAATGTTAATTATTGTAGTAACTGTTCATGATATTATGAAATTATTTTGA
- a CDS encoding proline--tRNA ligase has translation MKQSLYFIPTTKEIPNDAEAISHQLLIRGGFIRQEIGGVFMYLPLAYRSLQRIEKIIEEEMDKISCPEMLMPVILPASLWQKSGRYENYGPELFKLQDRAKRDLILGPTHEESFADLIRGIWNSYKDFPKTLYQIQTKFRDELRPRFGLLRNKEFIMLDGYSFGATDSDLDYSYDQFDSAFRKIFDRTGLNYISVVADNGAMGGRESTEFQAVAAIGEDDVAYVGENGVGANIEVAVGIPPFQIEEQKEDRKEMEKVATPDVKTVSDVANFFKVPAYKIVKSIVYFSDDQPVLVVAPGDHEINENKLQNGLSAKSIRLATPEEVKDILGVSIGSVGPVDVKGKIKIVMDLTVNYLHNFYVGANTDGFHYQNVNCDRDFVADEQFDLIQINEGDLDPKSNQPYKIEQSIEIGHIFKLGTFYSEGLGATFLDQDGNEKPIIMGSYGIGVSRLLSAIVEQNNDQNGIIWPKTVTPFDVHIIEINNKDDEIVKLSEKLEKELESAGYSVLLDDRKARPGVKFAESDLIGFPLRVVVGKKAQDGIVEIKERRTGQVEELKVSEVVDFVRDYYSK, from the coding sequence GTGAAACAAAGTTTATATTTTATTCCAACAACAAAAGAAATACCAAACGATGCTGAGGCAATCAGTCATCAATTATTGATTCGTGGTGGTTTTATAAGACAAGAAATTGGTGGAGTTTTTATGTATCTTCCATTGGCTTACCGAAGCCTTCAACGAATTGAAAAAATTATTGAAGAGGAAATGGACAAAATTTCTTGCCCGGAGATGTTAATGCCCGTTATTTTACCGGCATCTTTGTGGCAAAAATCCGGTCGATACGAAAATTACGGCCCTGAATTATTTAAATTACAAGATCGTGCAAAGAGAGATTTAATTTTAGGACCAACTCATGAAGAATCATTTGCAGATTTGATTAGAGGAATTTGGAATTCTTATAAAGATTTCCCCAAAACGCTTTATCAAATTCAGACAAAGTTTCGTGACGAATTAAGACCACGTTTTGGCTTGTTAAGAAATAAAGAATTTATCATGCTTGATGGTTATTCTTTTGGGGCAACTGATAGTGATCTTGATTATTCGTATGATCAATTTGATAGTGCTTTTAGAAAAATTTTTGACCGAACTGGTTTGAATTACATTAGTGTAGTAGCGGATAATGGAGCAATGGGCGGAAGGGAATCTACAGAATTTCAAGCCGTTGCTGCGATTGGTGAAGACGATGTTGCATATGTTGGTGAAAATGGTGTCGGGGCAAATATTGAAGTTGCTGTTGGAATTCCTCCATTTCAAATTGAAGAACAAAAAGAAGATCGCAAAGAAATGGAAAAAGTCGCAACCCCAGATGTGAAAACTGTTTCAGATGTAGCTAATTTCTTTAAAGTACCAGCTTATAAAATCGTTAAAAGTATTGTCTATTTTTCTGACGACCAACCAGTTCTTGTCGTTGCGCCTGGAGATCACGAAATTAATGAAAATAAACTTCAAAATGGATTAAGTGCAAAAAGTATCCGTTTAGCAACTCCTGAGGAAGTGAAAGATATATTGGGAGTTTCAATTGGTAGTGTTGGTCCAGTCGATGTTAAAGGTAAAATTAAAATAGTGATGGATCTTACTGTTAATTATCTTCATAATTTTTATGTAGGTGCAAATACCGACGGATTTCATTATCAAAATGTTAATTGTGATCGTGATTTTGTTGCAGATGAACAGTTTGATTTAATTCAAATTAATGAGGGCGATCTTGATCCTAAATCAAATCAGCCGTACAAAATTGAACAAAGTATTGAGATAGGACATATTTTTAAATTAGGCACCTTTTACTCTGAAGGTTTAGGAGCAACATTCCTTGACCAGGATGGCAATGAGAAGCCAATTATTATGGGTAGTTACGGAATTGGGGTAAGCCGGTTACTTTCTGCTATTGTTGAACAAAATAATGATCAAAATGGAATCATCTGGCCTAAGACAGTTACTCCTTTTGATGTTCATATTATTGAAATTAATAATAAAGATGATGAAATTGTAAAACTATCAGAAAAATTAGAAAAAGAGCTGGAGAGCGCTGGTTATTCGGTTTTATTAGATGATCGTAAAGCTCGTCCTGGTGTGAAATTTGCAGAATCTGATTTAATTGGATTTCCGTTAAGAGTAGTTGTTGGTAAAAAGGCTCAAGACGGAATAGTTGAAATAAAAGAACGTCGTACGGGTCAAGTCGAAGAACTAAAAGTGTCAGAGGTAGTAGATTTTGTTCGCGACTATTACAGCAAATAG